Proteins encoded together in one Kutzneria kofuensis window:
- a CDS encoding GNAT family N-acetyltransferase gives MSRRVVGVTLDNLEHLPKRCRKCVFWELAPHLKEQAEEYGQTDFEKEAWVSSVLLEWGSCGRIIYVDNVPAGYALYAPPSAVPRAVAFPTAPVSADAVLLTALRVLPEFERGGLGRVLVQAVAKDLTRRGVKAIEAFSDASIDDESSCVIPANFLLSVGFKTVRPHPRWPRLRLELRTALSWKEDVEAALERLLGTVTITGVGSAEPSLRPA, from the coding sequence GTGTCGCGGCGCGTTGTGGGCGTCACTCTGGACAACCTGGAGCACCTCCCCAAGCGGTGCCGGAAGTGCGTGTTCTGGGAACTCGCCCCGCACCTGAAGGAGCAGGCCGAGGAGTACGGGCAGACCGACTTCGAGAAGGAGGCCTGGGTCTCCAGCGTGCTGCTGGAGTGGGGCTCCTGCGGCCGGATCATCTACGTCGACAACGTGCCCGCCGGTTACGCCCTCTACGCGCCGCCGAGCGCGGTGCCCAGGGCCGTCGCCTTCCCCACCGCCCCGGTGTCGGCCGATGCGGTGCTGCTGACCGCGCTGCGGGTGCTGCCCGAGTTCGAGCGCGGCGGCCTGGGCCGCGTGCTGGTGCAGGCGGTGGCCAAGGACCTCACCCGCCGCGGCGTGAAGGCGATCGAGGCGTTCAGCGACGCGTCCATCGACGACGAGTCCAGCTGCGTCATCCCGGCCAACTTCCTGCTCTCCGTCGGCTTCAAGACGGTCCGCCCGCATCCGCGTTGGCCCCGCCTGCGCTTGGAGCTGCGCACGGCGCTGTCGTGGAAGGAAGACGTGGAGGCGGCGCTGGAGCGGCTGCTCGGCACGGTGACGATCACCGGCGTCGGCAGCGCCGAGCCCAGCCTGCGCCCCGCATGA
- a CDS encoding D-alanine--D-alanine ligase family protein: MSDRWVAVLSGGLSHERDVSLRSGRRLSAALRSVGLTVEEWDADAGLLERLRSNRPDAVVVALHGGEGENGSIQSILEMFGVPYVGTDSRSCRRAWDKPTAKAELARVGLATPDWVVLPHSTFRELGAQAVLDALVDRIGLPLILKPDQGGSALGTQVVREAAELPAAMVGCLAYGDTVLAEQFVDGVEVAVGVLEGPAGPEALPAVEISPTTGTYDYTARYTAGLTDFHTPARLDPSVATEVGELAVAAHRLLGLRDVSRTTAIVAPDGTVNFLQVNVSPGLTETSLLPMAIEAAGRSLGDTFAALIERAVARGPR, encoded by the coding sequence ATGTCGGATCGCTGGGTCGCCGTGCTGTCGGGTGGGTTGTCGCACGAGCGGGACGTGTCGCTGCGCTCGGGTAGGCGGTTGTCGGCTGCCCTTCGCTCGGTCGGGTTGACCGTCGAGGAGTGGGACGCCGACGCCGGCCTGCTCGAACGCCTGCGCAGCAACCGCCCCGACGCCGTTGTCGTCGCGCTGCACGGCGGTGAGGGCGAGAACGGCTCCATCCAGTCGATCCTGGAGATGTTCGGCGTTCCCTACGTCGGCACCGACTCCCGTTCCTGCCGGCGGGCGTGGGACAAGCCCACCGCCAAGGCCGAGCTCGCCCGGGTCGGTCTGGCCACCCCCGACTGGGTTGTGCTGCCGCACAGCACCTTCCGCGAGTTGGGCGCCCAGGCCGTCCTGGACGCCCTCGTGGACCGCATCGGCCTGCCGTTGATCCTCAAGCCCGACCAGGGCGGCTCCGCCCTCGGCACCCAGGTCGTCCGCGAGGCCGCCGAGCTTCCCGCCGCCATGGTCGGCTGCTTGGCCTACGGCGACACCGTGCTGGCCGAGCAGTTCGTCGACGGCGTCGAGGTCGCCGTCGGCGTCCTGGAGGGTCCTGCCGGCCCCGAGGCCCTTCCCGCCGTCGAGATCAGCCCCACCACCGGCACCTACGACTACACCGCCCGGTACACCGCCGGCCTCACCGACTTCCACACCCCCGCGCGGCTCGACCCCTCTGTCGCCACCGAGGTCGGCGAGCTCGCGGTCGCCGCCCATCGCCTCCTGGGCCTTCGAGACGTCTCTCGCACCACCGCCATCGTCGCCCCCGACGGCACGGTGAATTTCCTCCAGGTCAATGTGTCCCCGGGCCTCACGGAGACGTCGCTACTGCCCATGGCCATCGAAGCCGCCGGCCGGTCCCTGGGCGACACCTTCGCCGCCCTCATCGAACGCGCCGTCGCCCGCGGTCCCCGCTAG
- a CDS encoding aminotransferase-like domain-containing protein, with protein sequence MSDTGSQPAHQAGRSLDPHLGRYAARTAGMTASEIRALFAVASRPEVVSLAGGMPYLSALPLESLAADVGQLMASEGLTALQYGSAQGTVELREQICEVMALEGITAHPDDVVVTVGSQMGLDMVTRVFCDPGDVVLAEAPSYVGALGTFSAYQAQVVHVEMDDAGLVPEALRQALAAVTASGRRVKFLYTIPNFQNPAGVTLSVQRRAEILEICAQHDVLVVEDNPYGLLGFDGQTYPALRSADPTNVVYLGSFSKTFAPGLRVGWVLAPHAVREKLVLAAESATLCPPAFTQAVVSRYLSQHDWKGQIKTYREAYRERRDATLAAMEQQLPAGCTWTKPEGGFYVWLTVPEGLDTKAMLPRAVTQRVAYVPGTAFYADSFGSRQMRLSYCYPTPERIREGVRRLAAVLEGELELLDTFGTVQHRRLSGAQTPTPDTA encoded by the coding sequence GTGAGCGACACCGGATCTCAGCCGGCGCACCAGGCCGGACGCAGCCTCGACCCGCACCTCGGCCGCTACGCGGCGCGCACGGCGGGCATGACGGCATCTGAGATCCGAGCGCTCTTCGCGGTGGCGAGCCGCCCCGAGGTTGTCTCCCTCGCCGGTGGCATGCCCTATCTTTCCGCACTTCCGCTGGAATCGCTCGCCGCGGACGTCGGCCAGCTGATGGCCAGCGAGGGGCTGACCGCGCTGCAGTACGGCTCCGCCCAGGGGACCGTCGAGCTGCGTGAGCAGATCTGCGAGGTGATGGCGCTCGAGGGCATCACCGCGCACCCCGACGACGTGGTGGTCACCGTCGGCTCCCAGATGGGGCTCGACATGGTCACCCGGGTCTTCTGCGACCCGGGTGACGTCGTGTTGGCCGAGGCCCCGTCGTACGTCGGCGCGCTGGGCACCTTCTCCGCCTACCAGGCTCAGGTCGTGCACGTCGAGATGGACGACGCCGGCCTGGTGCCCGAGGCGCTGCGCCAGGCGCTGGCCGCCGTGACGGCGAGCGGCCGCCGGGTGAAGTTCCTCTACACCATCCCGAACTTCCAGAACCCCGCCGGCGTGACGCTGTCGGTGCAGCGACGGGCCGAGATCCTGGAGATCTGCGCCCAGCACGACGTGCTCGTCGTCGAGGACAACCCGTACGGGCTGCTCGGTTTCGACGGCCAGACCTACCCGGCGCTGCGCTCCGCCGACCCGACCAACGTGGTCTACCTCGGCTCGTTCTCCAAGACCTTCGCCCCCGGCCTCCGGGTCGGCTGGGTGCTCGCGCCGCACGCCGTCCGCGAGAAGCTCGTCCTGGCCGCCGAGTCGGCCACGCTGTGCCCGCCGGCGTTCACCCAGGCCGTGGTGAGCCGGTACCTGTCGCAGCACGACTGGAAGGGCCAGATCAAGACCTACCGGGAGGCGTACCGGGAGCGCCGGGACGCCACGCTGGCCGCCATGGAGCAGCAACTGCCGGCCGGGTGCACGTGGACCAAGCCCGAGGGCGGCTTCTACGTGTGGCTGACCGTGCCCGAGGGGCTGGACACCAAGGCGATGCTGCCGCGGGCCGTCACGCAGCGCGTGGCCTACGTGCCCGGCACCGCGTTCTACGCCGACAGCTTCGGCAGCCGCCAGATGCGGCTGTCGTACTGCTACCCGACCCCGGAGCGGATCCGGGAGGGCGTTCGGCGCCTGGCCGCCGTGCTCGAAGGCGAGTTGGAGTTGCTCGACACCTTCGGCACCGTCCAGCACCGCCGGCTGTCCGGCGCGCAGACGCCGACTCCGGACACCGCCTGA
- a CDS encoding ParB/RepB/Spo0J family partition protein, with translation MTPPERKGGLGRGLAALIPQGPPPGETNGAGVKLGAATDEAPPAVVGGNTVAGAVYREVPITEIKPNPKQPRQVFDEDALAELEHSIREFGLMQPIVVRELGRGSYELVMGERRWRASQRAGLDAIPAIVRQTADDAMLRDALLENIHRAQLNPLEEAAAYQQLLDEFEVTHEELASRIGRSRPVITNTIRLLKLPLPVQRRVAAGVLSAGHARALLGLEDSGSQEDLAARIVAEGLSVRATEEAVTLAKNEAPAKPKPAPRKPIHAPGLQDLADRLSDSFDTRVKVELGRRKGRIVVEFGSVDDLERIVGLIAPDAANRTQIGDIPSP, from the coding sequence ATGACCCCGCCGGAACGCAAGGGTGGCCTGGGCCGCGGCCTCGCGGCGCTCATCCCCCAGGGTCCGCCCCCCGGCGAGACCAACGGCGCCGGCGTGAAGCTCGGCGCCGCCACGGACGAGGCTCCCCCGGCGGTCGTCGGGGGCAACACGGTGGCCGGCGCGGTGTACCGCGAGGTGCCGATCACCGAGATCAAGCCGAACCCGAAGCAGCCCCGCCAGGTCTTCGACGAGGACGCACTGGCCGAGCTGGAGCACTCCATCCGCGAGTTCGGCCTGATGCAGCCGATCGTCGTTCGCGAACTGGGTCGCGGCTCCTACGAGCTCGTGATGGGTGAGCGCCGCTGGCGCGCCTCCCAGCGCGCCGGCCTGGACGCGATCCCCGCCATCGTGCGGCAGACCGCCGACGACGCCATGCTGCGCGACGCGCTGCTGGAGAACATCCACCGCGCCCAGCTGAACCCGCTCGAAGAGGCGGCCGCGTATCAGCAGCTGCTCGACGAGTTCGAGGTGACGCACGAGGAGCTCGCCTCCCGCATCGGCCGCAGCCGGCCCGTCATCACCAACACCATCCGGTTGCTCAAGCTCCCGCTCCCCGTCCAGCGCCGCGTCGCCGCCGGGGTGCTGTCCGCCGGCCACGCCCGGGCGCTGCTCGGTCTGGAGGACTCCGGATCGCAGGAAGACCTCGCCGCGCGGATCGTCGCCGAGGGCCTCTCCGTCCGGGCCACCGAGGAAGCCGTGACGCTCGCGAAGAACGAGGCCCCGGCCAAGCCGAAGCCCGCTCCCCGCAAGCCCATCCACGCCCCCGGGCTCCAGGACCTCGCCGACCGCCTGTCGGACTCGTTCGACACCCGCGTCAAGGTCGAACTCGGCCGCCGCAAGGGCCGGATCGTCGTCGAGTTCGGGTCGGTCGACGACCTCGAACGCATCGTCGGCCTCATCGCGCCGGATGCGGCAAATCGGACACAGATCGGGGACATCCCATCACCTTGA